The following proteins come from a genomic window of Streptomyces sp. GS7:
- a CDS encoding allantoin permease: protein MSTTESRPQTAGTPKAAADQAVKETLEDYTLRFAPRSYRRWRPVVVATTALGGIAYMADFSIGAGIGLAHGTGNALVAITVAAVVIFVTGLPLAYYGARYNIDLDLITRGSGFGYYGSVLTSVIFASFTFIFFALEGSIMAQGLKLGLGLPLWLGYLVSTLMVIPLVIYGMKALSKLQVWTTPIWLLLMIGPLVYLIATDPGTVDRFLSYSGTDGDGGVNTASVLLGAGVCLSLIAQIGEQIDYLRFMPPKTEENKRSWWAAVVMAGPGWVVLGALKQTIGVFLAVYILAKVGPATAPEPIQQFRGAFDAMMPSWLVVPLAVALVVISQIKINVTNAYSGSLAWTNSFTRVSRHYPGRMVFVLVNLGFALALMEADMFSFLNSILSFYSNCAIAWVVTVAADIGVNKYLLKLSPLQPEFRRGMLYAVNPVGVVSFVAASGLSIAMYFHLLGDTLQPYSPVAAAAIAFVLTPLTAIATKGRYYLRRTDDGIDEPLLDADGNPSAVTLDCHVCHQPYERPDLTACATHDAVVCSLCLSTDKIGDHVLPAAA, encoded by the coding sequence ATGAGTACCACCGAGTCACGACCGCAGACGGCAGGCACACCGAAGGCCGCCGCCGACCAGGCCGTCAAGGAGACGCTGGAGGACTACACCCTCCGTTTCGCTCCCCGCAGTTACCGCCGCTGGCGCCCCGTGGTCGTAGCGACGACCGCGCTCGGCGGCATCGCCTACATGGCCGACTTCTCCATCGGCGCCGGCATCGGCCTGGCGCACGGCACCGGCAACGCGCTCGTGGCGATCACCGTCGCCGCCGTCGTCATCTTCGTCACCGGCCTCCCCCTCGCCTACTACGGCGCCCGCTACAACATCGACCTCGACCTGATCACCCGCGGCTCCGGTTTCGGCTACTACGGCTCGGTCCTCACCAGCGTCATCTTCGCCAGCTTCACCTTCATCTTCTTCGCCCTCGAAGGCTCGATCATGGCCCAGGGCCTCAAGCTCGGCCTCGGACTGCCCTTGTGGCTGGGCTACTTGGTCTCCACGCTCATGGTCATCCCCCTGGTGATCTACGGCATGAAGGCGCTCAGCAAGCTCCAGGTGTGGACCACCCCGATCTGGCTGCTGCTGATGATCGGCCCGCTGGTCTACCTGATCGCCACCGATCCCGGCACGGTCGACCGCTTCCTCTCCTACTCCGGCACGGACGGCGACGGCGGCGTCAACACCGCCTCCGTGCTGCTCGGCGCCGGCGTGTGCCTCTCCCTCATCGCGCAGATCGGCGAGCAGATCGACTACCTGCGCTTCATGCCGCCCAAGACCGAGGAGAACAAGCGCAGTTGGTGGGCCGCCGTGGTCATGGCCGGCCCCGGCTGGGTGGTGCTGGGCGCGCTGAAACAGACCATCGGTGTCTTCCTCGCCGTCTACATCCTCGCCAAGGTCGGCCCGGCCACCGCGCCCGAGCCCATCCAGCAGTTCCGCGGCGCCTTCGACGCGATGATGCCGTCCTGGCTGGTCGTCCCGCTGGCCGTGGCGCTGGTGGTCATCAGCCAGATCAAGATCAACGTGACGAACGCCTACTCCGGGTCGCTGGCGTGGACGAACTCCTTCACCCGCGTCTCCAGGCACTACCCCGGCCGTATGGTCTTCGTCCTGGTCAACCTGGGTTTCGCGCTCGCCCTGATGGAAGCCGACATGTTCAGCTTCCTCAACAGCATCCTGAGCTTCTACTCGAACTGCGCGATCGCCTGGGTGGTCACCGTCGCCGCCGACATCGGCGTCAACAAGTACCTGCTCAAACTGTCCCCGCTCCAGCCGGAGTTCCGCCGCGGCATGCTGTACGCCGTCAACCCGGTCGGTGTCGTGTCCTTCGTCGCGGCCTCCGGCCTGTCGATCGCCATGTACTTCCATCTGCTGGGCGACACCCTGCAGCCGTACTCGCCCGTGGCCGCGGCCGCGATCGCCTTCGTCCTGACCCCGCTGACGGCGATCGCCACCAAGGGCAGGTACTACCTGCGTCGCACCGACGACGGCATCGACGAGCCCCTGCTGGACGCGGACGGCAACCCGAGCGCGGTCACCCTCGACTGCCACGTCTGCCACCAGCCGTACGAGCGCCCGGACCTGACCGCCTGCGCCACCCACGACGCGGTCGTCTGCTCCCTGTGCCTGAGCACGGACAAGATCGGCGACCACGTGCTGCCGGCCGCCGCGTAG
- a CDS encoding ATP-binding protein, translating into MSPWRVRALEEGDLDQVVRIWEEAPDSTGDLAVSLAEAVSALHAEAPAVVAVVGEQVIGAAVSLTTQERAWILRMAVGRAWRGHGVGQALLAALEERLERSGVRRIGALLPGEEAGQRAFARAGYVIRPDLCYAEKLLTAVSAEATLLDQLGGAVPDDGLWDAIAGMSAEKTLIERRLVLPLEHPEVAGQYRLVPPRAVVLFGPPGTGKTTFARAVASRLRWPFIEVFPYQLADDAHGVAAGLRRLFARVEHLEQAVLFFDEAEEIASERHDPTTLAHRVTNELLKLIPQFRRGDRRLLICATNAVRSLDPAFLRPGRFDYLIPVGPPDPQARRAIWTRYIGPDRAADIELEALVEASDRFTPADIEYAARTAAQSAFERHLASGGQEAADPARLTGDYLQAIAHTRTSLTEEDIRAFDRDLRTAARV; encoded by the coding sequence ATGTCCCCATGGCGGGTTCGTGCGCTGGAGGAAGGTGATCTGGACCAGGTGGTGCGCATCTGGGAGGAGGCACCGGATTCCACCGGGGACCTGGCGGTGAGCCTGGCGGAGGCGGTGAGCGCGCTGCACGCCGAGGCGCCGGCCGTGGTGGCGGTGGTGGGGGAGCAGGTCATCGGCGCCGCGGTGTCCCTGACGACGCAGGAGCGTGCCTGGATCCTGCGGATGGCAGTCGGCCGGGCGTGGCGCGGGCACGGTGTCGGACAGGCGCTGCTGGCCGCCCTGGAGGAGCGGCTGGAGCGCTCCGGCGTGCGCCGCATCGGGGCGCTCCTGCCGGGCGAGGAGGCCGGGCAACGGGCGTTCGCGCGCGCCGGATACGTGATCCGGCCGGACCTCTGCTACGCCGAGAAACTGCTGACCGCGGTCTCCGCCGAAGCCACCTTGCTCGACCAACTCGGCGGCGCCGTACCGGACGACGGCCTCTGGGACGCCATCGCGGGAATGAGCGCCGAGAAGACGCTGATCGAGCGTCGGCTGGTCCTCCCGCTGGAGCATCCCGAGGTCGCCGGCCAGTACCGGCTGGTGCCGCCGCGCGCGGTGGTGCTCTTCGGCCCGCCGGGCACCGGCAAGACCACCTTCGCGCGGGCGGTCGCCTCCCGCCTGCGCTGGCCGTTCATCGAGGTGTTCCCCTACCAACTCGCCGACGACGCACACGGCGTCGCGGCCGGGCTCCGCCGGCTGTTCGCCCGCGTCGAGCACCTGGAGCAGGCCGTGCTGTTCTTCGACGAGGCGGAAGAGATCGCCTCCGAGCGGCACGACCCCACGACTCTGGCACACCGGGTCACCAACGAACTCCTCAAGCTCATCCCGCAGTTCCGGCGCGGCGACCGCAGGCTCCTGATCTGCGCCACCAACGCCGTTCGCTCCCTCGACCCGGCCTTCCTGCGCCCTGGCCGCTTCGACTACCTCATACCGGTCGGGCCGCCCGACCCCCAGGCCAGACGAGCCATCTGGACCCGCTACATCGGGCCGGACCGCGCGGCCGACATCGAGTTGGAGGCGCTGGTCGAAGCCAGTGACCGCTTCACCCCGGCAGACATCGAGTACGCGGCGCGCACCGCAGCCCAGAGCGCCTTCGAACGCCACCTGGCCTCGGGCGGGCAGGAAGCCGCCGACCCGGCCCGGCTCACCGGCGACTACCTGCAGGCCATCGCCCACACCCGGACGTCCCTGACCGAGGAGGACATCCGGGCCTTCGACCGCGACCTCAGGACCGCCGCCCGGGTGTGA